A segment of the Chitinophagaceae bacterium genome:
AGAAAACCATGATTATAAAAAATAAACTACCCACAGAGTGAACCTTTATACAGAAACAAAACACCTCCTCATAAAAGAATTTAAAAGAGAAATGAGAGAACAAAACGCATTTATAGGTATAATGCTTTTTTCCCTTTCCTCTCTTTTTATAATACATATTTGTTTGTCCGTAAGACAGATAGGAAAACTCCCACTACCCTTTTGGAATTGTATTTTTTGGATAACCTTTTTGTTCTCTGCACTCCATTGCACCGCAAAAAGCTTTACACATCACGGAAAAAGTACTCTTTTATATCTCTACACCATTGTTCACCCCGTAAGTATCATTCTGTCCAAAAGTATTTTTCATTGCATACTCCTTTCTTTCCTATCATTATTAACCTTTGGAATGTATATTGTATTTTTTGGTAATCCTATTCAAAACACTGCTCTGTTTTTTCTCAACCTTTTCTTGATAAATATAGGAATAGGATTTGTGCTTACGCTCATTTCTGCAATAGCATCTACTACAGAAAACAGCACGGTCTTTACTGCTCTGCTTGGTTTACCCATTCTGATACCCATTCTGATATTTGCGGTCAAAATAACCTATTACGCCTTAGATAATTTTGATTTTTCTCAAGCACAGGATATGTTTCTATCCCTTTGTTTATTAGATGTAATATGCATTACGGCATCTATTCTTTTATTTCCTTATATATGGAGAGATTAAATATAAATATCTATCACTCTTTAAAAGGAAGGAAAAACTATGGTTTAAAAAACACAGATGTCTGAAAAACTACTTTTGATACTCTTGTAGTTTTGTAACTGTT
Coding sequences within it:
- a CDS encoding heme exporter protein CcmB; this encodes MNLYTETKHLLIKEFKREMREQNAFIGIMLFSLSSLFIIHICLSVRQIGKLPLPFWNCIFWITFLFSALHCTAKSFTHHGKSTLLYLYTIVHPVSIILSKSIFHCILLSFLSLLTFGMYIVFFGNPIQNTALFFLNLFLINIGIGFVLTLISAIASTTENSTVFTALLGLPILIPILIFAVKITYYALDNFDFSQAQDMFLSLCLLDVICITASILLFPYIWRD